TCTATGCGCCGGAAACCGGGACCCGACGTACGAGTGACTCTATCCCTCCTCCCGTGGTACTGCGTTCCAAGGCGATATGCCGATAACGCAGTACCACGGGAGGGCCGAGGCGACCGTCGGCGTCCGACCCAGGCGCGAAAATGGGCCCATGTTCACGAGGCCCGAGGCGGGATCGATTCCTGACGCGCCGGGGTCGTACCAGTTCTTCGACGAGCAGGGCCGCGTCATCTACGTCGGCAAGGCCAAGAGCCTGCGCTCGCGGCTGTCGAACTACTTCGGCCCCCCGGCCTCGCTCCCCGAGCGCACGCGCCAGATGGTCCGCGCCGCCGACCACGTCGAGTGGATCGAGGTGCGCAACGAGGTCGAGGCCCTCTTCCTCGAGTTCAACCTCATCAAGCGGCACCGGCCCCGCTTCAACATCCGGCTGAAGGACGACAAGTCGTATCCGTTCATGGCGGTCACGCTCGACGAGGACTGGCCGCGGGCGATGGTGATGCGCGGTCGCAAGCGCAAGGGCGTCCGCTACTTCGGTCCGTACGCGCACGCGTACGCGATCCGGGAGACGCTCGACCTGCTGCTCCGCACCTTCCCGATCCGCACGTGCACGAACAACAAGTTCGACCGCCACCACAAGCTCGGCCGGCCCTGCCTCTACGCGCACATCGAGAAGTGCTCGGCACCGTGCGTCGGCGACATCAGCGCAGACGACTACAAGCAACTCGTGCAGGAGCTGCTCGACTTCCTCGACGGTGAGTCCGACGCCGTGGTCGCGCGGCTCGAGTCGCAGATGCGGACCGCGGCCGACGAGCTGGAGTTCGAACGGGCCGCACGAGTTCGCGACCAGCTCACGTCGGTACGCAAGGCGATCGAGCGCCAGCAGATGGTCGGCGCCCGCGAGGAGGACTACGACCTGCTCGGGATCGCGGAGGACGAGCTCGAGGCGTCGGTCCAGGTCTTCTACGTCCGGCGGGGGAGGGTCGTCGGCCGCAAGGGGATCATCGTCGACAAGGTCGAGGACGTGCAGACGCCGGCCCTCGTCGCGCGGGTCATCGAGCAGCTCTACGCCGACGCGCCGCAGACCGACATCCCGAAGGAGATCCTGGTCCCCGTCGAACCCGAAGAGCTCGCGTTGTACGAGGAGTTCCTGACGTTCGCGCGCGAGTCGAAGGTCGGCATCCGTGTGCCGCAGCGCGGCGCGAAGCGCGAGCTCCTTGCGACCGCGACCCTCAATGCGAAGGAAGCGTTCGCGCGCCACAAGCTGCGACGGGCCTCCGACCACAACGCGCGTGCCCGCGCGCTCGTCGCGCTCCAGGACGCGCTCGAGCTGCCCGAGGCACCCTTGCGCATCGAGTGCTTCGACATCTCACACACGCAAGGAGTGGAGATCGTCGCGTCGATGGTGGTGATGGAGGACGGACTGCCCAAGCGATCGGACTACCGCCGCTTCAAGATCAAGACCCTCGACGGACAAGACGACTTCGCGGCGATGGAAGAGGTGCTCACGCGCCGCTTCCGCAACTACCTGCGCGAGCGCGACGAAGGCGCGCAGGCGGGCAAGCGGTTCTCCTATCCACCGAACCTGTTGCTGATCGACGGCGGCAAGGGTCAGCTCGGTGTCGCGTCGCGCGTGCTCGAAGAGCTCGGCCTCGAGGACATCTGCGTCGCGAGCCTCGCGAAGAAGTTCGAGGAGGTGTACCAGCCCGGTCGCCCGGAGCCGTTGCGCATCCCGCGCGACTCGGAGGCGCTCTATCTGCTCCAGCAGGTGCGCGACGAGGCGCACCGCTTCGCCATCACGTACCACCGGCAGCTACGAGGCAAGCGCATGACCCGCTCCGCGCTCGAGGGCGTGCCCGGGCTCGGCGAGAACCGGCGCAAGCGGCTCCTCAAGGAGTTCGGGTCGATCAAGAAGCTGCGGGAGCTCGCCGAGGAGCAGCTGGTCGACCTTCCGTGGCTGCCCGACACCGTCGGGCGCGCGACCTACGCCCATCTCCACGGCCTGGTGGCGCCGCCGCGCCTCAAGGCGCCCGAACCGGCCGTCCCGGCTCAGAACGGGGCGCCGAGCTGACGATGGGAACCTGATGGACAGCGTCTCCCCGCTCGACGTGACGATCATCACCGGCATGTCCGGTGCCGGTCGTTCGGAGGCCGCGCACGTCCTCGAGGACATCGGCTTCTTCGTCATCGACAACATGCCGCCCGCACTCATCTCGAAGGTCGCGGAGCTGGCGCGCGATCGCGAC
This Acidimicrobiia bacterium DNA region includes the following protein-coding sequences:
- the uvrC gene encoding excinuclease ABC subunit UvrC; amino-acid sequence: MFTRPEAGSIPDAPGSYQFFDEQGRVIYVGKAKSLRSRLSNYFGPPASLPERTRQMVRAADHVEWIEVRNEVEALFLEFNLIKRHRPRFNIRLKDDKSYPFMAVTLDEDWPRAMVMRGRKRKGVRYFGPYAHAYAIRETLDLLLRTFPIRTCTNNKFDRHHKLGRPCLYAHIEKCSAPCVGDISADDYKQLVQELLDFLDGESDAVVARLESQMRTAADELEFERAARVRDQLTSVRKAIERQQMVGAREEDYDLLGIAEDELEASVQVFYVRRGRVVGRKGIIVDKVEDVQTPALVARVIEQLYADAPQTDIPKEILVPVEPEELALYEEFLTFARESKVGIRVPQRGAKRELLATATLNAKEAFARHKLRRASDHNARARALVALQDALELPEAPLRIECFDISHTQGVEIVASMVVMEDGLPKRSDYRRFKIKTLDGQDDFAAMEEVLTRRFRNYLRERDEGAQAGKRFSYPPNLLLIDGGKGQLGVASRVLEELGLEDICVASLAKKFEEVYQPGRPEPLRIPRDSEALYLLQQVRDEAHRFAITYHRQLRGKRMTRSALEGVPGLGENRRKRLLKEFGSIKKLRELAEEQLVDLPWLPDTVGRATYAHLHGLVAPPRLKAPEPAVPAQNGAPS